The following proteins are encoded in a genomic region of Comamonas resistens:
- a CDS encoding CHASE2 and HATPase_c domain-containing protein — protein sequence MPEATTRKPQKLRYSWLLLSAFLLTLVYVLSGPKQLTRFNGALQDTSAWLHQRPASADIVIVAIDDHSIDAIGRWPWRRALHAAVTDRITAGQPRAIGMDIVFSEEDLDYPGDDLLLQRALQKNGRTVLPVSRSAAGRLNEPLPSLRQAAAAVGHTQMPVDADGVVRRFNAIEGPRDALQWHMALSLHCVAETGAACIAPASASAADAADHQWLQLQPEILAFAAPQKEQESQGSSPFTTYSYIDVLRGNIPAAAFRGKYVLIGATAAGLGEKFTAPVGFGARLISNVEMLGHVLSGIQLHLHLEPASTPWNRALNLLPVLLALLGLAWFGPSGGLLACAGLAALVLLTAGLAPRWGHIQTEPAAALLGLALAYPLWSWLRLRSATHFLALELQDLQGQGLPISNANVLTGDVLDQRIAAVEQASRQLRSLHHFVSESLRQLPSATFVCDRNGRVLLANTAAHAYVASLGITLQTGDDLVSLLANLSSAEPAASPSGQPAKRTSLLQRSEMLQSSLPRQSEGRDAQGRNLMLLSQAFDAPPNSGWLITLVDISELRSAQTQRDQAMQFISHDIRAPIGSIITLLEMQRGSQAQQADKELFTRIEGYAQSSLQLADNFVHLARAQQQSYRSEELDLGLLADQAVSDSWTAAQKQQVKLAFELPEAEAMVRGDPGLLYRATINLLSNAIKYGKPSDTKATATATVECSLIDNDAFWGLAVRDHGSGMDAASLARLSQPFERLQQHQRMDGVGLGLAFVRTVAERHGGQLQIQSAPGQGSTFTLLIPKA from the coding sequence ATGCCTGAGGCCACGACCCGCAAACCGCAAAAGCTGCGCTACAGCTGGTTGCTGCTCAGCGCCTTCTTGCTGACCCTGGTCTATGTATTGAGTGGACCCAAGCAGCTCACGCGATTCAACGGCGCTCTGCAGGACACCTCGGCCTGGCTCCATCAGCGCCCGGCGTCTGCCGACATCGTCATCGTCGCCATCGACGACCACAGCATAGACGCCATAGGCCGCTGGCCCTGGCGCCGCGCTCTGCATGCGGCGGTGACTGACCGCATCACGGCAGGCCAGCCCCGCGCCATCGGCATGGACATTGTCTTCAGCGAAGAGGACCTGGACTACCCCGGCGACGACCTGCTGCTGCAGCGCGCCCTGCAAAAAAACGGCCGCACCGTGCTGCCCGTCAGCCGCAGTGCAGCGGGCAGGCTCAATGAGCCGCTGCCCAGCCTGCGCCAGGCTGCCGCCGCTGTCGGCCACACCCAGATGCCGGTGGATGCCGATGGCGTGGTGCGCCGCTTCAACGCCATCGAAGGCCCCAGGGACGCACTGCAGTGGCATATGGCGCTGAGCCTGCATTGCGTGGCCGAAACAGGCGCAGCCTGCATCGCACCGGCCTCTGCTTCTGCAGCCGATGCAGCAGATCATCAATGGTTGCAGCTGCAGCCTGAAATCCTGGCCTTCGCCGCACCGCAAAAAGAGCAGGAATCGCAAGGCAGCTCTCCCTTCACCACCTACTCGTATATCGATGTGCTGCGCGGCAATATTCCCGCCGCTGCTTTCCGTGGCAAATATGTGCTGATAGGCGCCACGGCAGCCGGGCTGGGAGAAAAATTCACGGCCCCCGTGGGCTTTGGCGCACGGCTGATCTCGAATGTGGAAATGCTGGGCCATGTGCTCAGCGGCATCCAGCTGCACCTGCATCTGGAACCTGCTTCCACTCCCTGGAACCGCGCTCTCAACCTGCTGCCCGTGCTGCTGGCCCTGCTGGGTCTGGCCTGGTTCGGCCCCTCCGGTGGTCTGCTGGCATGCGCAGGTCTGGCAGCGCTTGTCCTGCTGACTGCAGGCCTTGCGCCGCGCTGGGGACATATTCAAACCGAGCCGGCTGCGGCCTTGCTGGGACTAGCGCTGGCCTATCCGCTCTGGAGCTGGCTGCGCCTGCGCTCGGCCACCCATTTTCTGGCATTGGAGCTGCAAGACCTGCAAGGCCAGGGCCTGCCCATCAGCAACGCCAATGTGCTGACCGGCGATGTGCTGGATCAGCGCATCGCGGCGGTGGAACAAGCCTCACGCCAGCTGCGCTCTTTGCACCATTTCGTCAGTGAGAGCTTGCGTCAGCTGCCATCTGCCACCTTTGTCTGCGACCGCAACGGCCGGGTGCTGCTGGCCAATACCGCAGCCCATGCCTATGTCGCAAGCCTGGGAATCACGCTGCAAACAGGCGATGACCTGGTCAGCCTGCTGGCGAATCTAAGTAGCGCGGAACCGGCTGCATCACCCAGCGGCCAGCCAGCCAAGCGTACCTCGCTGCTGCAGCGATCCGAGATGCTGCAATCCAGCTTGCCCAGGCAAAGCGAAGGCAGAGATGCTCAGGGCCGCAATCTGATGCTGTTGAGCCAAGCTTTCGATGCACCGCCCAATTCAGGCTGGCTCATCACGCTGGTCGATATCAGCGAGCTGCGCAGCGCCCAGACCCAGCGCGACCAGGCCATGCAGTTCATCTCGCACGACATACGCGCCCCCATTGGCTCCATCATCACCTTGCTGGAAATGCAGCGCGGCAGCCAGGCACAGCAGGCTGACAAAGAACTGTTCACGCGCATCGAAGGCTATGCCCAGTCTTCCTTGCAGCTTGCAGACAACTTTGTCCATCTGGCCCGTGCACAGCAGCAGAGCTACCGCAGCGAGGAGCTGGACCTGGGTTTGCTGGCCGATCAAGCCGTCTCGGACAGCTGGACCGCTGCACAGAAGCAGCAGGTCAAGCTGGCATTCGAGCTCCCCGAAGCCGAAGCCATGGTGCGCGGCGACCCGGGCTTGCTCTACCGTGCCACCATCAACCTGCTGAGCAACGCCATCAAGTACGGCAAACCATCAGACACCAAAGCCACAGCCACAGCCACAGTGGAATGCAGCCTGATCGACAACGACGCCTTCTGGGGCCTTGCCGTGCGCGACCATGGCTCAGGCATGGATGCCGCGTCGCTGGCCCGCCTGAGCCAGCCGTTCGAGCGCCTGCAACAGCATCAGCGCATGGACGGAGTGGGTCTGGGCCTGGCCTTTGTGCGAACCGTCGCTGAGCGACATGGCGGCCAGCTGCAAATCCAGAGTGCGCCAGGTCAGGGCAGCACCTTCACCCTGCTGATTCCCAAGGCTTGA
- a CDS encoding response regulator transcription factor, with translation MRIAALDDDALQLQLLEQVVTEAGHSCHNFLKGAALQQALRRESFDLLLVDWELPDIPGTQVVHWVREQISKELPIIFITHRSEEADIVEGLNCGADDFMIKPIRAAELRARMSALLRRAYPLTSQSVLNFGPYRFITATNGIEMDGQPVEVTHREYTLALTLFQNQGRLLSRDHLREVVWGHNSEVQSRSLDTHVSRLRNLLNLRAGQPYSISAIYGYGYRLDVPEAETQPTPSSS, from the coding sequence ATGCGTATCGCCGCCTTGGATGACGATGCCCTGCAACTGCAGCTGTTGGAGCAGGTCGTGACGGAAGCCGGTCACAGCTGCCACAACTTTCTCAAAGGAGCGGCCTTGCAGCAGGCGCTGCGCCGTGAAAGCTTTGACCTGTTGCTGGTGGACTGGGAATTGCCCGACATTCCCGGCACGCAGGTCGTGCACTGGGTGCGTGAGCAGATCAGCAAGGAGCTGCCCATCATCTTCATCACCCACCGCAGCGAAGAGGCCGACATTGTCGAAGGTCTGAACTGCGGGGCCGACGATTTCATGATCAAGCCCATCCGCGCGGCCGAGCTGCGGGCGCGCATGTCGGCTCTGCTGCGCCGTGCCTATCCGCTGACCTCCCAGAGCGTGCTGAATTTCGGCCCCTACCGTTTCATCACTGCCACCAACGGCATCGAGATGGATGGCCAGCCCGTGGAAGTCACCCACCGCGAATACACATTGGCGCTGACCCTGTTCCAGAACCAGGGCCGTCTGCTCTCTCGCGATCATCTGCGCGAAGTGGTCTGGGGCCATAACTCCGAGGTGCAATCACGCTCTCTGGACACCCATGTTTCGCGCCTGCGCAATCTGCTCAATCTGCGCGCCGGACAGCCTTACTCCATCTCCGCCATCTATGGCTATGGCTACCGCCTCGATGTGCCGGAAGCCGAAACACAGCCCACGCCCAGCTCCAGCTGA